The Bacteroides acidifaciens genome includes a region encoding these proteins:
- a CDS encoding ABC-F family ATP-binding cassette domain-containing protein encodes MAVPYLQIDNLTKSFGDLVLFENISLGIAEGQRVGLIAKNGSGKTTLLNIIAGKEGYDSGNIVFRRDLRVDYLEQDPQYPEELTVLEACFHHGNSTVELIKEYERCMETEGHPGLEDLLARMDQEKAWEYEQKAKQILSQLKIRNFDQKVKQLSGGQLKRVALANALITEPELLILDEPTNHLDLDMTEWLEDYLRRTNLSLLMVTHDRYFLDRVCSEIVEIDNKQVYQYKGNYSYYLEKRQERIEAKSVEIERANNLYRTELDWMRRMPQARGHKARYREEAFYELEKVAKQRFNNDNVKLEVKASYIGSKIFEADHLYKSFGDLKILEDFSYIFSRYEKMGIVGNNGTGKSTFIKILMGQVQPDSGTVDIGETVRFGYYSQDGLQFDEQMKVIDVIQDIAEVIELGNGKKLTASQFLQHFLFTPETQHSYVYKLSGGERRRLYLCTILMRNPNFLVLDEPTNDLDIITLNVLEEYLQHFKGCVIVVSHDRYFMDKVVDHLMVFNGQGDIRDFPGNYSDYRDWKDAKAQKEKEAEKPQEEKTARVRLNDKRKMSFKEKREFEQLEKEIADLEAEKARIEELLCSGTLSVDELTEKSKRLPAVNDLIDEKTMRWLELSEIEG; translated from the coding sequence GTGGCTGTACCTTATTTACAGATAGATAACCTGACCAAGTCCTTCGGCGACTTGGTTCTTTTTGAAAATATATCTTTGGGCATTGCCGAAGGTCAGCGTGTAGGGCTGATAGCGAAGAACGGCAGCGGCAAAACCACCTTGTTGAATATCATCGCCGGAAAAGAAGGCTATGATAGCGGCAACATTGTCTTCCGCCGCGACCTTCGTGTGGATTACCTCGAACAAGACCCGCAATACCCCGAAGAACTGACCGTGCTCGAAGCCTGTTTCCATCATGGCAACAGCACAGTAGAACTCATTAAAGAGTACGAACGGTGCATGGAAACCGAAGGGCATCCGGGACTGGAAGACCTCTTGGCGCGTATGGACCAGGAGAAAGCCTGGGAATACGAACAGAAAGCCAAGCAAATCCTTTCGCAACTCAAAATCCGTAACTTCGACCAGAAGGTGAAGCAACTCTCCGGCGGACAGTTGAAACGTGTCGCCCTCGCCAACGCCTTGATTACCGAACCGGAACTCCTGATTCTCGACGAGCCTACCAACCACCTCGACCTTGATATGACCGAATGGCTCGAAGACTACCTGCGCCGTACCAACCTCAGCCTGCTGATGGTGACCCACGACCGCTACTTCCTCGACCGTGTCTGCTCGGAAATCGTTGAAATAGACAATAAGCAAGTCTACCAATATAAAGGTAATTACAGCTATTACCTCGAGAAACGCCAGGAACGTATCGAAGCTAAAAGCGTAGAAATAGAACGTGCCAACAACCTCTACCGTACGGAACTCGACTGGATGCGCCGGATGCCGCAAGCACGCGGACACAAAGCCCGTTACCGTGAAGAAGCTTTCTATGAACTGGAAAAGGTGGCAAAACAGCGTTTCAATAACGATAACGTAAAACTGGAAGTGAAGGCATCCTATATCGGCAGCAAGATATTCGAAGCCGACCATCTGTACAAGAGTTTCGGCGACTTGAAAATCCTGGAAGACTTCTCTTATATCTTCTCCCGCTATGAGAAGATGGGAATCGTAGGAAACAACGGAACCGGAAAATCGACTTTCATCAAGATACTAATGGGACAAGTACAACCCGATAGCGGCACAGTGGACATCGGCGAAACAGTCCGTTTCGGCTATTACTCGCAAGACGGGCTCCAGTTTGACGAACAGATGAAAGTGATTGACGTCATTCAGGATATTGCCGAAGTCATCGAACTGGGCAATGGAAAGAAGCTGACCGCCTCACAATTCCTGCAACATTTCCTCTTCACCCCCGAAACCCAGCATAGCTATGTCTACAAACTGAGTGGGGGAGAGCGCCGCCGTCTTTACCTGTGTACCATCCTGATGCGTAATCCTAACTTCCTCGTACTGGATGAGCCTACCAACGACCTCGATATTATCACATTGAATGTGCTCGAAGAATATCTCCAGCACTTCAAAGGCTGCGTCATCGTCGTTTCCCACGACCGTTACTTTATGGATAAGGTAGTAGACCACCTGATGGTATTCAACGGACAGGGAGACATCCGTGACTTCCCCGGAAATTACAGCGACTACCGCGACTGGAAAGACGCGAAAGCCCAAAAAGAGAAAGAAGCCGAAAAGCCGCAGGAAGAAAAGACTGCCCGCGTCCGCCTGAACGACAAGCGGAAAATGAGCTTTAAGGAAAAGCGCGAATTCGAACAACTGGAAAAGGAGATAGCTGACCTGGAAGCGGAAAAAGCCCGGATTGAAGAACTCCTTTGCAGCGGTACGCTCTCCGTTGACGAACTGACCGAGAAATCGAAACGCTTGCCGGCGGTGAATGACCTGATTGATGAAAAGACGATGCGCTGGTTGGAGCTTAGCGAGATAGAAGGATAA
- a CDS encoding response regulator transcription factor, whose protein sequence is MNETRILVVDDEEDLCEILKFNLENEGYEVDTANSAEEALKMNISSYHLILLDVMMGEISGFKMANMLKKDKKTAKVPIIFITAKDTENDTVTGFNLGADDYISKPFSLREVIARVKAVLRRTATTETERAPERLTYQTLVIDITKKKASIDDEEVSLTKKEFEILLLLVQNKGRVFSREDILARIWSDEVYVLDRTIDVNITRLRKKIGIYGKCIVTRLGYGYCFEAE, encoded by the coding sequence ATGAACGAAACCCGTATTTTAGTTGTCGACGATGAAGAAGACCTCTGCGAGATTCTGAAATTCAATCTTGAGAACGAAGGTTATGAGGTAGATACCGCAAACTCTGCCGAAGAAGCACTGAAAATGAACATCAGCAGCTACCATTTAATTCTACTCGATGTGATGATGGGAGAAATCTCCGGATTCAAAATGGCGAACATGCTGAAGAAAGACAAGAAAACAGCCAAAGTGCCTATCATCTTCATCACGGCAAAAGATACTGAAAACGATACTGTGACAGGATTCAACCTGGGCGCGGACGATTATATCTCGAAGCCTTTCTCCCTGCGCGAAGTCATCGCCCGTGTGAAAGCCGTATTGAGACGTACGGCAACGACGGAAACGGAAAGAGCACCCGAACGGCTTACTTACCAGACACTTGTCATCGACATCACCAAGAAGAAAGCGAGCATCGACGACGAAGAAGTGTCATTGACCAAAAAAGAATTTGAAATCCTGCTTCTGCTGGTACAGAATAAAGGGCGTGTATTCTCACGTGAAGATATTCTGGCACGTATCTGGAGCGACGAAGTGTATGTGCTGGACCGTACTATCGACGTAAACATCACCCGTTTACGCAAAAAGATAGGCATATACGGCAAATGCATTGTCACACGTCTCGGATACGGATACTGTTTTGAAGCTGAATAA
- a CDS encoding TonB-dependent receptor plug domain-containing protein, with product MRHIRLYKSICAVICCQLLFPALFAQQQKVDTTHTYSIPEITVSDIYQTREIRSTAPLQVLSKDALKNLHALQVSDAVKHFAGVTVKDYGGIGGLKTVSIRSLGAQHTAVGYDGITVTDCQTGQIDIGRFSLDNVDQLSLSNGQSDNIFQPARFFASAGILNIQTLTPRFEKGKRTNISAAFKTGSWGLVNPSVLLERQLNSKWTVTANGEWMSSDGQYPYTLHYGNTEGDLTSREKRKNTDVQTFRTEAGLYGNFSDKEQWRLKAYYFQSSRGLPKATTLYNDYSSQHLWDKNTFIQSQYKKEFSHQWVLQTSAKWNWSYQRYLDPDTKNSSGKTENSYYQQEYYLSASVLYRLLNNLSFSLSTDGSINTMDTNLTNFAQPTRYSWLTAFAGKYVNDWLTISASALATIINEDVKEGGSAGNHRKLTPYVSASFKPFHNEEFRIRAFYKDIFRLPSFNDLYYQEVGNTKLKPENAKQYNIGLTYSKNVCTFIPYLSATVDAYYNKVTDKIIAYPTKNLAIWSMRNLGSVEIKGIDATGNLSLQPWEKIRINLSGNYTYQRALDVTDPNSNKDKSTYKHQIAYTPRVSASGQAGIETPWINMSYSFLYSGKRYTVGQNIAANRLDSYSDHSISASHDFRIRKVTSSLSVEVLNLMDKNYEIVRYFPMPGRSVRATLKITY from the coding sequence ATGAGACATATAAGGCTATACAAGAGTATCTGTGCAGTAATCTGCTGCCAGCTTTTATTCCCCGCACTTTTTGCGCAACAGCAAAAAGTGGATACAACGCATACATACTCCATCCCCGAAATTACAGTTTCCGATATTTACCAAACACGAGAGATACGTTCTACCGCTCCGCTACAAGTACTTTCCAAAGATGCGCTAAAGAACCTGCATGCTCTGCAAGTCTCTGATGCCGTGAAGCATTTTGCCGGAGTGACCGTGAAAGATTACGGTGGCATCGGCGGACTGAAAACCGTATCCATACGCAGCCTGGGCGCACAACACACAGCCGTAGGTTATGACGGAATCACCGTAACCGACTGCCAGACGGGTCAGATTGACATCGGTCGTTTCTCGCTCGATAACGTAGACCAGTTATCATTAAGCAACGGTCAAAGCGATAATATATTCCAGCCGGCACGTTTCTTCGCTTCGGCAGGAATACTGAATATACAGACACTTACTCCCCGTTTCGAAAAAGGGAAACGTACGAATATCAGCGCGGCTTTCAAGACCGGCTCATGGGGGCTGGTCAACCCATCGGTTCTGTTAGAGCGACAACTCAATTCTAAGTGGACAGTCACAGCCAATGGCGAATGGATGTCTTCAGACGGACAATACCCCTACACCCTGCACTACGGAAATACAGAGGGCGACCTGACGTCACGGGAGAAAAGAAAGAATACCGACGTACAGACTTTCCGTACCGAAGCCGGACTTTACGGCAACTTCTCCGATAAAGAGCAATGGCGATTGAAAGCCTATTACTTCCAATCTTCCCGAGGATTGCCGAAAGCCACTACACTTTATAACGACTATTCCTCACAACACCTGTGGGACAAGAATACATTTATACAAAGCCAATATAAGAAAGAGTTCAGCCACCAATGGGTATTGCAGACTTCCGCCAAATGGAACTGGAGCTATCAGCGTTACCTGGACCCCGACACCAAAAACTCTTCAGGAAAAACGGAAAACAGTTATTACCAACAGGAATACTATCTCTCCGCATCGGTATTATACAGATTATTGAACAATCTTTCATTTTCCCTTTCAACGGATGGGAGTATCAATACAATGGATACTAATCTTACTAATTTTGCGCAACCCACCCGCTATTCATGGCTGACGGCTTTTGCTGGAAAATATGTAAATGATTGGCTGACCATCTCCGCATCTGCTTTGGCAACTATCATCAACGAAGATGTCAAGGAAGGCGGCAGCGCCGGCAATCACCGCAAATTAACGCCTTATGTCAGCGCTTCATTCAAGCCTTTCCATAACGAAGAGTTCCGTATCCGTGCCTTCTATAAGGACATCTTCCGCCTGCCAAGTTTCAATGACTTATATTACCAGGAAGTGGGAAACACCAAACTGAAACCTGAAAATGCAAAGCAATATAATATCGGACTTACATACAGCAAGAATGTATGTACATTCATTCCTTATCTTTCGGCAACCGTTGATGCATACTATAACAAAGTAACGGATAAAATCATTGCTTATCCTACCAAGAACCTTGCGATATGGAGTATGAGAAACTTGGGGAGTGTGGAGATTAAAGGAATTGACGCCACAGGAAACTTGTCTCTCCAGCCTTGGGAGAAAATCCGCATCAACCTGTCCGGCAATTATACATACCAACGGGCATTGGATGTCACTGACCCTAATTCGAACAAGGATAAATCGACTTATAAACATCAGATAGCCTATACTCCCCGTGTTTCTGCCTCTGGACAAGCAGGTATCGAGACACCATGGATAAATATGTCTTACTCATTCCTTTATTCAGGAAAACGCTATACAGTAGGACAGAATATCGCAGCAAACCGACTGGATAGTTACAGTGACCACAGTATCTCGGCGAGCCACGACTTCCGGATAAGAAAAGTTACAAGTTCGCTCAGCGTGGAAGTACTGAACCTGATGGATAAAAATTACGAGATTGTACGATACTTCCCAATGCCGGGACGTTCGGTAAGAGCAACGCTAAAAATAACATATTAA
- a CDS encoding DUF5106 domain-containing protein — protein MKTNLNILSIVCILCLCACKNGNASGLNKTEVAQDTIKTFTLPTIPTMMTAPEQRADFLVKHYWDNVNFADTNYIHHPEVTEQAWSDYCDILNHVPLETAQQAMRKTIERTNVDKKVFTYITDLADKYLYDPNSPMRNEEFYIPVLDAMLASPILEEIEKVRPKARRELAQKNRIGTKALNFNYTLSSGAQGSLYQQKSDYTLLFINNPGCHACTETIEALKNAPIINQLLSQKKLTVLSIYPDEELDEWRKHLNEFPKEWINGYDKTFAIKEQQLYDLKAVPTLYLLNKDKTVLLKDATAQTIEEYLLMKGEQ, from the coding sequence ATGAAAACGAATCTAAATATTCTTTCAATTGTATGTATTCTTTGTCTTTGTGCCTGCAAAAACGGCAATGCTTCCGGCTTAAACAAAACTGAAGTAGCACAGGATACTATCAAAACTTTCACATTACCCACCATCCCGACAATGATGACGGCGCCGGAACAACGGGCGGATTTCCTTGTCAAGCACTATTGGGATAACGTAAACTTTGCCGATACCAATTATATCCATCACCCCGAAGTGACCGAACAGGCTTGGTCGGACTATTGCGATATATTGAACCATGTTCCATTGGAAACTGCACAGCAAGCTATGCGGAAAACAATCGAACGGACAAACGTGGATAAGAAGGTATTCACTTACATCACCGACTTGGCAGACAAATATCTGTACGACCCTAACTCTCCGATGCGTAACGAAGAATTTTATATCCCTGTACTGGATGCCATGCTGGCTTCTCCCATACTGGAAGAAATAGAAAAGGTACGTCCCAAAGCCCGCCGTGAACTGGCTCAGAAAAACCGTATCGGAACCAAAGCATTGAACTTTAACTATACATTGTCTTCTGGCGCACAAGGCTCCCTTTATCAACAGAAATCGGACTATACCTTATTATTTATCAATAACCCGGGATGCCACGCCTGCACGGAAACAATCGAAGCATTAAAAAACGCCCCTATCATCAATCAGCTTCTATCTCAAAAGAAGTTGACCGTCCTCTCTATCTACCCCGACGAAGAACTGGACGAATGGCGGAAACATCTGAATGAATTCCCGAAGGAATGGATTAACGGATATGACAAGACTTTCGCTATCAAGGAGCAACAACTGTATGACTTGAAAGCCGTCCCTACCCTCTACCTTCTGAACAAAGACAAGACAGTACTTCTAAAGGATGCCACAGCGCAAACCATCGAAGAATACTTACTAATGAAAGGCGAACAATAA
- a CDS encoding DUF3805 domain-containing protein, with product MQGKKFISPGAWFSMNYPSDWNEFEDGEGSFLFYNPDVWSGNFRISAFKGKAGYGKDAIRQELSENDSALLVKVGTLECAYSKEMFQEEGTYYTSHVWITGIDDIAFECSFTVPKGGSVQEAESIINTLEIRKEGEKYPAELIPVRLSEIYQINEGYEWVVSTVKQELKKDFQGIEEDLEKLQQVIDSGKIGAKKKDEWLAVGITVCAILANEVDGMEWQTLVDGNREAPVLQYEDRIIDPMKLAWSKVKAGEPCNVIEEYKSVIINH from the coding sequence ATGCAAGGCAAGAAATTTATCTCCCCCGGAGCATGGTTTTCCATGAACTATCCATCGGACTGGAATGAGTTTGAAGATGGCGAAGGCTCTTTTCTTTTCTATAATCCCGATGTCTGGTCGGGCAACTTCCGTATTTCCGCATTTAAAGGCAAGGCCGGTTATGGCAAAGACGCCATCCGTCAGGAACTGAGCGAGAACGATTCGGCTTTATTGGTTAAAGTCGGAACGTTGGAATGTGCGTACAGCAAAGAAATGTTCCAGGAAGAAGGAACCTATTATACTTCCCATGTCTGGATTACAGGCATTGACGATATTGCTTTCGAATGTTCCTTCACCGTCCCAAAGGGTGGAAGCGTGCAAGAAGCCGAAAGTATAATCAACACTTTGGAGATACGCAAAGAAGGGGAGAAGTATCCCGCCGAACTGATACCTGTCCGCCTTTCGGAGATTTACCAGATTAATGAAGGATACGAATGGGTGGTATCTACCGTAAAACAGGAACTGAAAAAAGATTTTCAAGGCATAGAAGAAGACCTCGAGAAACTTCAGCAAGTGATTGACAGCGGCAAGATAGGTGCGAAGAAGAAAGACGAATGGCTGGCTGTCGGCATCACAGTCTGCGCGATTCTTGCCAACGAAGTGGACGGCATGGAATGGCAGACATTGGTTGACGGCAACCGTGAAGCCCCTGTGCTCCAATATGAAGACCGAATCATCGACCCGATGAAACTGGCATGGAGCAAAGTAAAGGCAGGAGAGCCATGCAACGTCATTGAAGAGTATAAATCCGTGATTATTAATCACTAA
- a CDS encoding histidinol-phosphatase, with product MTNLTNYHSHCLYCDGRANMEDFIRFAISEGFTSYGISSHAPLPFPTAWTMEWDRMEDYLSEFARLKKKYADKIELAIGLEIDYLNEDSNPASSRFRELPLDYRIGSVHMLYSPEGKIVDIDTPADTFRQLIDKHFDGDLDSVVRLYYKNLLHMVELGGFDIVGHADKMHYNASCYRPGLLDEPWYDALVRDYFAEIARHGYIVEINTKAYHELGTFYPNERYFTFLKDLGIRVQVNSDAHYPERINNARPEGLAALKKAGFTSVVEWHGGKWEDKEIL from the coding sequence ATGACAAACCTTACTAACTATCATAGCCATTGTCTCTATTGCGACGGACGAGCCAACATGGAAGATTTTATCCGTTTTGCCATCAGCGAAGGCTTTACTTCCTATGGCATCTCTTCGCATGCTCCGTTGCCGTTTCCCACAGCATGGACTATGGAATGGGACAGAATGGAAGATTACCTTTCCGAATTCGCCCGTCTCAAAAAGAAATACGCGGATAAGATAGAGCTTGCCATCGGTCTTGAAATAGATTACCTGAACGAAGACAGCAATCCCGCTTCATCCCGTTTCCGGGAACTGCCGCTCGATTACCGGATAGGCTCCGTGCATATGCTATATTCCCCGGAAGGAAAAATCGTGGACATTGATACTCCGGCAGATACTTTCCGCCAATTAATAGACAAGCATTTCGACGGTGACCTGGATTCCGTTGTCCGCCTTTATTATAAGAACCTGCTTCATATGGTCGAATTGGGCGGATTTGATATTGTCGGTCATGCGGACAAGATGCATTACAATGCTTCCTGCTACCGTCCCGGATTACTGGACGAACCGTGGTATGACGCTTTAGTCCGTGATTATTTCGCAGAGATAGCCCGTCATGGATATATTGTCGAAATCAACACCAAGGCTTATCACGAATTAGGCACTTTCTATCCCAATGAACGCTATTTCACTTTCTTGAAAGACTTGGGTATCCGCGTACAAGTGAATAGTGATGCCCACTATCCCGAAAGAATAAACAATGCCCGTCCCGAAGGCTTGGCAGCTTTGAAGAAAGCGGGTTTCACGTCGGTGGTGGAGTGGCACGGCGGAAAGTGGGAAGACAAGGAAATTCTGTAA
- a CDS encoding ATP-binding protein — protein sequence MNLPVTQRHFLSFSRKLFLSVISLFLVFAICFIAYQYQREREYKIELLNTKLQDYNSRLYERLDEQPLDDGIINDYINNHILEDLRVTLIDLDGNVVYDSYPNHDEQMENHLNRPEVQKALKHGNGYDVRRTSETTGVPYFYSATRYKDYILRSALPYNISLINNLQADPHYLWFTVIVTLLLMIIFYKFTNKLGTSISQLREFAMRADRNEPIEMAIQSAFPHNELGEISQHIIQIYKRLHETKEALYIEREKLITHLQISHEGLGVFTKDKKEILVNNLFTQYSNLISDSNLETTEKVFAISELKEIIHFINKNQQQRSRGKDEKRMSITINKNGRTFIVECIIFQDASFEISINDVTQEEEQVNLKRQLTQNVAHELKTPVSSIQGYLETIVNNENIPREKINVFLERCYAQSNRLSRLLRDISVLTRMDEAANMIDMERVDISVLVGNIINEVSLELDEKHITVVNSLKKSIQVKGNYSLIYSIFRNLMDNAIAYAGTNIQININCFREDESFYYFSFADTGVGVSPEHLNRLFERFYRVDKGRSRKLGGTGLGLAIVKNAVIIHGGIISAKNNQGGGLEFVFTLAKEK from the coding sequence ATGAACCTGCCTGTAACTCAAAGACATTTTCTTTCTTTCAGCCGGAAGCTTTTCCTTTCGGTTATTTCACTGTTTCTAGTATTCGCTATCTGTTTCATTGCGTACCAGTACCAACGCGAACGGGAATATAAAATAGAACTGCTGAATACCAAATTGCAGGATTACAACAGCCGGCTCTACGAGCGGCTGGACGAACAACCGCTTGACGACGGAATTATCAACGATTATATCAATAATCATATTCTGGAAGACTTGCGTGTAACGCTTATCGACCTGGATGGAAATGTGGTTTACGACAGTTATCCGAACCATGACGAACAGATGGAAAACCACCTTAACCGTCCGGAAGTGCAGAAAGCACTGAAACACGGGAATGGGTATGACGTGCGCCGTACTTCGGAAACGACAGGAGTTCCTTATTTTTATTCGGCTACACGTTATAAGGATTATATTCTCCGTTCGGCATTACCTTATAATATAAGCCTTATCAACAATCTGCAAGCAGACCCGCATTATTTATGGTTCACTGTAATCGTGACTTTGCTTCTGATGATTATCTTCTACAAATTCACGAACAAACTGGGGACTTCTATCAGCCAGCTCCGCGAGTTTGCCATGCGTGCCGACCGGAACGAGCCTATCGAGATGGCGATACAATCGGCTTTCCCGCACAATGAATTGGGAGAAATATCGCAGCATATCATCCAAATCTACAAGCGGCTGCACGAAACGAAAGAAGCTCTCTACATCGAACGCGAGAAGCTGATTACCCATCTTCAGATTTCGCACGAAGGACTGGGAGTATTTACGAAAGACAAAAAGGAGATTCTTGTCAACAATCTCTTTACCCAATACAGCAACCTAATTTCGGACTCTAACCTGGAAACTACGGAAAAGGTCTTTGCCATCAGCGAACTGAAAGAGATTATACATTTTATAAATAAGAACCAGCAACAGCGTTCGAGAGGGAAAGACGAAAAGCGAATGTCTATCACCATCAACAAGAACGGACGCACGTTTATCGTTGAATGTATCATCTTCCAGGATGCAAGCTTTGAGATTTCAATCAATGATGTCACCCAGGAAGAAGAACAGGTGAATCTCAAACGGCAGTTGACACAGAACGTCGCGCATGAACTGAAAACGCCTGTCAGCAGTATTCAAGGGTATTTGGAAACTATCGTCAATAATGAAAACATACCGCGAGAGAAGATTAATGTATTCCTTGAACGCTGCTATGCGCAAAGCAACCGATTGAGCCGGTTGTTGCGTGATATTTCCGTACTTACCCGCATGGATGAGGCTGCCAACATGATTGATATGGAACGGGTGGATATCAGTGTACTGGTAGGAAATATCATCAACGAGGTTTCACTGGAACTGGACGAGAAGCATATCACGGTAGTTAATTCTTTAAAGAAGAGCATACAGGTCAAAGGAAATTATTCCCTGATTTATTCCATCTTCCGCAATCTGATGGATAACGCCATCGCATATGCCGGAACGAATATCCAGATTAATATCAATTGTTTCCGTGAAGACGAGAGCTTCTATTATTTCAGTTTTGCCGATACGGGCGTAGGCGTATCCCCCGAACATCTGAACCGTCTCTTCGAGCGTTTCTACCGGGTAGACAAAGGTCGTTCGCGAAAATTAGGCGGAACGGGACTAGGACTGGCTATCGTGAAGAATGCAGTGATTATCCATGGCGGCATCATCTCTGCCAAAAATAATCAGGGCGGCGGACTGGAGTTTGTCTTTACATTGGCAAAGGAGAAATAA